Proteins from a genomic interval of Apteryx mantelli isolate bAptMan1 chromosome 5, bAptMan1.hap1, whole genome shotgun sequence:
- the PRDM8 gene encoding PR domain zinc finger protein 8, whose translation MEDAGVQRGIWDGDAKTVQQCLTDIFTSVYTTCDIPENAIFGPCVLSHTSLYDSIAFIALKSTDKRTVPYIFRVDTSAANGSSEGLMWLRLVQSAREREEQNLEAYIKSGQLFYRSLRRIAKDEELLVWYGKELTELLLLSPARAPARSNGSPPYACPECSQRFQFELPFAAHLRFRCPKRLHGADTGPAGEAPGGKDGAAKEQEAGKYCKPSGPLHHHFPADGGAGAAATTKPSTDFHNLARELENSRGGGSGGGGSPGRPAPPDGSGEAAAAAAGKAKRRYPEEEERGAGGAARGRFPAERPGLPSAPKEELVCTPQQQYRAAGSYCGLEEGGRLFAPPSPETGEAKRSAFVEVKKASRGPEPDGAPEDSKERASPAAAAAPAAGGGPGGGEPGLCPRGGPGGPLAARLEGGSPARGSAFTTVPQLSGGGGGAEERKSAFSQPARSFPHVPPLVLGQKLGGLGEPCPDGAAAPGRLYAAEALAVKLPGGGEAAGGGGGGGGGGGLPKQSPFLYATAFWPKSSAAAAVAAAAAGPLQLQLPSALTLLPPSFTSLCLPAQNWCAKCNASFRMTSDLVYHMRSHHKKEYAMEPLVKRRREEKLKCPICNESFRERHHLSRHMTSHN comes from the exons ATGGAGGACGCCGGCGTCCAGAGGGGGATATGGGATGGGGACGCCAAGACCGTCCAGCAGTGCTTGACTGACATTTTCACCAGCGTTTACACCACCTGCGACATCCCGGAAAATGCCATTTTCGGCCCCTGCGTCCTGAGCCACACGTCTTTATACGACAGCATAGCCTTCATCGCGCTGAAGTCCACCGACAAGCGCACCGTTCCCTACATATTCCGG gtggacACGTCGGCGGCCAACGGCTCGTCGGAGGGGCTGATGTGGCTGCGGCTGGTGCAGTCGGCGCGGGAGCGCGAGGAGCAGAACCTGGAGGCCTACATCAAGAGCGGGCAGCTCTTCTACCGCTCGCTGCGGCGCATCGCCAAGGACGAGGAGCTGCTCGTGTGGTACGGCAAGGAGCTGacggagctgctgctgctcagccccGCGCGGGCCCCCGCCCGCAGCAACG GCTCGCCGCCCTACGCGTGCCCCGAGTGCAGCCAGCGCTTCCAGTTCGAGCTGCCCTTCGCCGCCCACCTGCGCTTCCGCTGCCCCAAGCGGCTCCACGGCGCCGACACCGGCCCCGCCGGCGAGGCCCCCGGCGGCAAGGACGGCGCCGCCAAGGAGCAGGAGGCCGGCAAGTACTGCAAGCCCAGCGGGCCGCTCCACCACCACTTCCCCGCCgacggcggcgccggcgccgccgccaccaccaagCCCTCCACGGACTTCCACAACCTGGCGCGGGAGCTGGAAaactcccgcggcggcggctccggcggcggcggctccccggggcggccggcgcccccCGACggcagcggcgaggcggcggcggcggcggcgggcaagGCCAAGCGGCGGTACcccgaggaggaggagcggggcgccggcggggcggcgcggggccgcttcCCGGCGgagcggccggggctgccctcgGCGCCCAAGGAGGAGCTGGTGTGCACGCCGCAGCAGCAGTACCGGGCGGCCGGCTCCTACTGCGGCCTGGAGGAGGGCGGCCGCCTCTTCGCGCCGCCCAGCCCGGAGACGGGCGAGGCCAAGCGCAGCGCCTTCGTGGAGGTGAAGAAGGCGTCCCGCGGGCCCGAGCCCGACGGCGCCCCCGAGGACAGCAAGGAGCgcgcctcgcccgccgccgccgcggccccggcggcgggcggcggccccggcggcggggagccggggctgtgcccccgcggcggccccggcggcccgctGGCCGCCCGCCTGGAGGGCggcagcccggcgcggggcagcgccttCACCACGGTGCCGCagctgagcggcggcggcggcggcgcggaggagcgGAAGAGCGCCTTCTCGCAGCCCGCCCGCTCCTTCCCGCACGTCCCGCCGCTGGTGCTGGGCCAGAAGCTGGGCGGCCTGGGCGAGCCCTGCCCCgacggcgccgccgcgcccggccgcctcTACGCCGCCGAGGCGCTGGCCGTGAAGctgccgggcggcggcgaggcggcgggcggcggcggcggcggcggcggcggcggggggctgcccaAGCAGAGCCCCTTCCTCTACGCCACCGCCTTCTGGCCCAagagctcggcggcggcggcggtggcggcggcggcggcggggccgctgcagctgcagctgccgtcGGCGCTGACGCTGCTGCCGCCGTCGTTCACGTCGCTGTGCCTGCCGGCGCAGAACTGGTGCGCCAAGTGCAACGCCTCCTTCCGCATGACCTCGGACCTCGTGTACCACATGCGCTCGCACCACAAGAAGGAGTACGCCATGGAGCCGCTGGTGAAGCGCCGCCGCGAGGAGAAGCTCAAGTGCCCCATCTGCAACGAGTCCTTCCGCGAGCGCCACCACCTCTCCCGCCACATGACCTCGCACAACTAG